TTGAAGGGAACGCCGCCGGCGGCCTGGGGCCACAGAGCTGTGGTATGATCCACATAATATTTCTCAAAGCCCGAGGACATGACCTCCTCCGGTGTGATGCCTTTGGTCAGCTGGTAGACGATGGCGCCGATCATCTCGAGATGGCCCAGTTCTTCCGTGCCGATATCGTTTAATACTCCGGCAATTTTTCGGGTAGGAGCTGTATATTTCTGGGACAGATATCGCATGGAAGCAGCCAGTTCTCCGTCAGGACCGCCGAACTGGCTGAGGATCACCTGTGCGATCTTTGGATTGGGCTTTGTGATTTTTACCGGGTATTGCAGTCGTTTTTCATAATTAAACATTTAACATCCTCCTTCCCAGGGAAGCGGGGATGTGGCCCATTCCCAGCTTCTGGCGCAGGCGGGTACCGTGTCGATGGTCAGCGGATAGTATGCCTGCGCAAAGTCCTCCAGTGCCTGTCTGCGAAGCTCGGAATAAGTGTTGAAATATTCCAGCGCCGCCGGATCCTGGGGGTGCGTATCGAGAAACAGTTTGATATCGTCAACGGCAAAGCTTACCATGTTGATCCAGGAGAGCAGGGAAGCTCTGGAGCGTCCAGTTCCATTTCTGTCAGGGATTCCATTCACATCTGACACCCCCGTTTCCCAAGGAAAGGCATATTCAATTCCGGAAAAATCGTTCCGATCTGCAATGCCTTTTCCAGATCATAGACAGAACCGAAATGCTGCCAGGGAACGTATGCCATGGCAATCGGTGTATATTTTTGCATAAAAATGGCTCCTTCCTCACATAAAAAACTCGAAATTCAATAATATATTATGTTGGGGCTCCGCAAATGTGCTATAATGGGGAGCATAAACAGTTGGAAAGACAGGAAACAGGATGAAAGAATATTTTCAGATTCTGAAAAAACTTCGCACAAATTTGATCAATTTGCTCTGCTTTGAGCTTTTATACCGGGCGGCATTGTTTGCTGCTGTGCTCCAGGGGGCGCGGATCTGGTTTAACTATGCGCTGAAACGGATGGGGTACAGCTATCTGACGGCAGAGAATTATCCGGTGTTTATCCGAAACGGCTGGACGCTTGCGGGACTGGCCGTTTTTCTTGTGGTGATCCTTGCGGCACTTTTTCTGGAAATCTGTGTGATCTCCAAGAGCTGGTTTTACGGTTTCGCGGGGCAGAGCCGGGGCATCCGGGAGACGTTTTTCTCGGGCTTTCATCTGTTTTTGTCTCTTTTACGGAAAAATTTTCCGGGCTGTCTGGTGATCTCGGCCATGACCGGTGTTTTTGCCTGTACGCATTTTATGATCCGGGAAGTCATGGATATCAAGATCCTGAATTATGCCCTGCTGCGGATTTATAAA
Above is a window of Oscillospiraceae bacterium NTUH-002-81 DNA encoding:
- a CDS encoding manganese catalase family protein, which encodes MFNYEKRLQYPVKITKPNPKIAQVILSQFGGPDGELAASMRYLSQKYTAPTRKIAGVLNDIGTEELGHLEMIGAIVYQLTKGITPEEVMSSGFEKYYVDHTTALWPQAAGGVPFNACEFQSKGDPITDLMEDMAAEQKARSTYDNILRLVKDPEVADPIRFLREREIVHFQRFGEAKREDPYRCSTSRSSGTYRWPV
- a CDS encoding spore coat protein CotJB → MVSFAVDDIKLFLDTHPQDPAALEYFNTYSELRRQALEDFAQAYYPLTIDTVPACARSWEWATSPLPWEGGC
- a CDS encoding spore coat associated protein CotJA, which produces MQKYTPIAMAYVPWQHFGSVYDLEKALQIGTIFPELNMPFLGKRGCQM